One genomic region from Conexibacter woesei DSM 14684 encodes:
- a CDS encoding acetyl-CoA C-acetyltransferase: protein MPEAYIVDAVRTPVGRRGGGLAEVHPADLGAHALQALMARVDVDPSAVDDVVFGCVDTIGPQAGNIARTAWLAAGFDEAVPATTVDRQCGSSQQAVHFAAQGVMSGTQDLVVAGGVQNMSAIPISSAMTVAAPLGFPDPLSGSRGWSARYGEQEFSQFRAAELIAARWELERDEMELFALESHRRAVRAIDAGRFAREIAPLGGFDTDECPRRDTTLEKMAALRPLREGGRVTAALASQISDGAAALLIASERAVAEHGLTPRARIHHLSVRGDDPIYMLTAPIPATRRALAQTGMTLDEIDLVEINEAFAPVVLAWRKEFDADLARVNVNGGGIAFGHPLGATGARLMTSLLHELERVRGRFGLQTMCEGGGQANVTIIERV from the coding sequence ATGCCAGAGGCGTACATCGTCGACGCAGTGCGAACCCCCGTAGGCCGGCGCGGCGGCGGGCTGGCGGAGGTGCACCCCGCCGACCTCGGCGCCCACGCGCTGCAGGCGCTGATGGCCCGCGTCGACGTCGACCCGTCCGCCGTCGACGACGTCGTCTTCGGCTGCGTCGACACGATCGGGCCGCAGGCGGGCAACATCGCGCGCACCGCCTGGCTCGCCGCCGGCTTCGACGAGGCCGTCCCGGCGACGACCGTCGACCGCCAGTGCGGCTCCTCGCAGCAGGCGGTCCACTTCGCCGCACAGGGCGTGATGAGCGGGACGCAGGACCTCGTCGTCGCGGGCGGGGTGCAGAACATGAGCGCGATCCCGATCTCCTCCGCGATGACGGTCGCCGCGCCGCTCGGCTTCCCCGATCCGCTGTCGGGCTCGCGCGGCTGGAGCGCCCGCTACGGCGAGCAGGAGTTCTCGCAGTTCCGCGCCGCCGAGCTGATCGCCGCCAGATGGGAGCTGGAGCGCGACGAGATGGAGCTGTTCGCGCTCGAGAGCCACCGCCGCGCCGTGCGCGCGATCGACGCCGGCCGCTTCGCGCGCGAGATCGCTCCGCTCGGCGGCTTCGACACCGACGAGTGCCCGCGCCGCGACACGACGCTGGAGAAGATGGCGGCGCTCAGACCGCTCAGAGAGGGTGGTCGCGTCACGGCCGCGCTCGCCAGCCAGATCTCCGACGGCGCGGCGGCGCTGCTGATCGCGTCCGAGCGCGCGGTCGCCGAGCACGGCCTGACGCCGCGGGCGCGCATCCACCACCTCTCGGTTCGGGGCGACGATCCGATCTACATGCTGACCGCGCCGATCCCCGCGACGCGCCGCGCGCTCGCGCAGACCGGCATGACGCTCGACGAGATCGACCTGGTCGAGATCAACGAGGCGTTCGCGCCCGTCGTGCTCGCGTGGCGCAAGGAGTTCGACGCCGACCTCGCGCGGGTCAACGTCAACGGCGGCGGGATCGCGTTCGGCCACCCGCTCGGGGCGACGGGCGCCCGCCTGATGACCTCGCTGCTGCACGAGCTGGAGCGGGTCAGAGGACGCTTCGGCCTGCAGACGATGTGCGAGGGCGGCGGCCAGGCCAACGTCACGATCATCGAGCGGGTCTGA
- a CDS encoding FadD3 family acyl-CoA ligase — protein sequence MTETVRSAEHGSTIPGLVKAAAEQFGAHEALVDGDVRMTFAALHDAVRDVARALIATGVRRGDRVCVWSPNTHHWVVAALAAHSAGAALVPLNTRYTGAEAIDILGRSRVRVLFLPDTFLGRDYLASLREAEATGAGGEPAEAGGGIPVPALPDLELVVRIPVEHERPSEPGVVAWSELVERAASTTAQEADARAAEVLPDDVADILFTSGTTGRPKGAMSSHRQAVEAAVAWAEPTEVSPADRYMIIAPFFHSFGYKAGLLVGLLRGATIVPQITFDVDAALDAIERERITILPGPPTIFETLLAHPGRAGRDLSSLRLAVAGSAMVPVALVERMRRELTFQTVLTGYGLTEAVVVTMCRADDDPQTVSGSSGCATAGFELRIAGADGSALPPGEQGEIWFRGPNVMLGYLDDERATREAIDADGWFHSGDVGRLDVRGYLTITDRIKDMLTVGGFNVYPAEVENVLARLDGVIAAAVIGVPDERMGEVPAAYLVAQEDHALDEGAVVAFCRRQLANFKVPRTVTFVEALPRNAAGKVLKSELRAQLAGTE from the coding sequence GTGACCGAGACAGTGCGCAGCGCTGAACACGGATCGACGATCCCCGGCCTCGTGAAGGCCGCCGCGGAGCAGTTCGGCGCGCACGAGGCGCTGGTCGACGGCGACGTCCGCATGACGTTCGCCGCGCTCCACGACGCGGTCAGGGACGTCGCGCGGGCGCTGATCGCGACCGGCGTGCGACGCGGCGACCGTGTCTGCGTCTGGTCGCCGAACACCCATCACTGGGTCGTCGCCGCGCTCGCGGCCCACAGCGCCGGCGCCGCGCTCGTGCCGCTGAACACCCGCTACACCGGGGCCGAGGCGATCGACATCCTCGGCCGCTCGCGGGTCCGCGTGCTGTTCCTCCCCGACACCTTCCTCGGGCGCGACTACCTCGCGTCGCTGCGCGAGGCCGAGGCGACCGGCGCGGGCGGCGAGCCCGCGGAGGCCGGCGGCGGGATCCCCGTCCCCGCCCTCCCCGACCTCGAGCTGGTCGTGCGCATCCCGGTCGAGCACGAGCGCCCATCCGAGCCCGGCGTCGTCGCCTGGAGCGAGCTGGTCGAGCGCGCCGCGTCGACCACCGCGCAGGAGGCCGACGCACGCGCCGCGGAGGTCCTGCCCGACGACGTCGCGGACATCCTCTTCACCTCGGGGACGACCGGCCGCCCGAAGGGCGCGATGTCCTCGCACCGCCAGGCGGTCGAGGCGGCCGTGGCGTGGGCGGAGCCGACCGAGGTCTCCCCCGCGGACCGCTACATGATCATCGCGCCGTTCTTCCACTCGTTCGGGTACAAGGCGGGCCTGCTCGTCGGCCTCCTGCGCGGCGCGACGATCGTCCCGCAGATCACGTTCGACGTCGACGCGGCGCTCGACGCGATCGAGCGCGAGCGGATCACGATCCTTCCCGGCCCGCCGACGATCTTCGAGACGCTGCTCGCCCACCCCGGGCGCGCCGGCCGCGACCTCTCCTCGCTGCGGCTCGCCGTCGCCGGCTCGGCGATGGTCCCGGTGGCGCTCGTCGAGCGGATGCGCCGCGAGCTGACGTTCCAGACCGTCCTGACCGGCTACGGCCTGACGGAGGCGGTCGTCGTGACGATGTGCCGGGCCGACGACGACCCGCAGACGGTCTCAGGCTCCTCGGGCTGCGCGACCGCCGGCTTCGAGCTGCGGATCGCGGGCGCCGACGGCAGCGCGCTCCCGCCGGGCGAGCAGGGCGAGATCTGGTTCCGCGGCCCGAACGTGATGCTCGGCTACCTCGACGACGAGCGCGCGACGCGCGAGGCGATCGACGCCGACGGCTGGTTCCACAGCGGCGACGTCGGCCGCCTCGACGTGCGCGGCTACCTCACAATCACCGACCGCATCAAGGACATGCTCACCGTCGGCGGCTTCAACGTCTATCCGGCAGAGGTCGAGAACGTCCTTGCGCGCCTCGACGGCGTCATCGCCGCCGCGGTGATCGGCGTGCCCGACGAGCGCATGGGCGAGGTGCCGGCCGCGTACCTCGTCGCGCAGGAGGACCACGCGCTGGACGAGGGCGCGGTCGTCGCGTTCTGCCGCAGACAGCTGGCGAACTTCAAGGTGCCGCGCACGGTCACGTTCGTCGAGGCGCTGCCGCGCAACGCGGCCGGCAAGGTGCTGAAGAGCGAGCTGCGCGCCCAGCTCGCCGGCACCGAGTAG
- a CDS encoding cyclase family protein, with protein MRIIDISMTTDADPAFAGDRVTFVDHAQGAERNRIEAGIDPDHWPTPGHSHAIDRLEITSHTGTHMDAPWHFGPRMADGSRPLTIEEWPLSRCMGDGVVLDISDVDDGAEVDLHHVQRLLREIDYAIKPGDVVLTMTGADRHYGTPGYADRGAGLSRAALKWILEQGVTLVGTDAWSFDRPYSVWAAEYHRHGKDPQYLWPCHLLGLELPYAHIEKLANLDQLPPHGFTVIAFPVKIVNGTAGPVRAVALVQE; from the coding sequence GTGAGGATCATCGACATCTCGATGACGACCGACGCCGACCCGGCGTTCGCCGGCGATCGCGTCACCTTCGTCGACCACGCGCAGGGCGCCGAGCGCAACCGGATCGAGGCGGGCATCGACCCCGATCACTGGCCGACCCCGGGCCACTCCCACGCGATCGACCGGCTGGAGATCACCTCCCACACCGGCACGCACATGGACGCGCCGTGGCACTTCGGCCCGCGAATGGCCGACGGCTCGAGACCGCTCACGATCGAGGAGTGGCCGCTGAGCCGGTGCATGGGCGACGGCGTCGTGCTCGACATCTCCGACGTCGACGACGGCGCCGAGGTCGACCTCCACCACGTCCAGCGGCTGCTGCGCGAGATCGACTACGCGATCAAGCCCGGCGACGTCGTCCTGACGATGACCGGCGCCGACCGGCACTACGGCACCCCGGGCTACGCGGACCGCGGCGCGGGGCTCAGCCGCGCGGCGCTGAAGTGGATCCTCGAACAGGGCGTCACGCTCGTCGGCACGGACGCCTGGAGCTTCGACCGGCCGTACTCGGTCTGGGCTGCCGAATACCACAGGCACGGCAAGGATCCGCAGTACCTGTGGCCGTGCCACCTGCTCGGCCTCGAACTTCCCTACGCGCACATCGAGAAGCTCGCGAACCTCGACCAGCTCCCCCCGCACGGCTTCACCGTGATCGCCTTCCCGGTCAAGATCGTCAACGGGACCGCGGGCCCGGTTCGGGCCGTAGCGCTCGTGCAGGAGTGA
- a CDS encoding sugar ABC transporter substrate-binding protein, with translation MTSKVRAGFLAALVAAVAVPLAGCGSSGDGDGDKGGGTTTAAADVSPRLRADVEEMTTRPTSIGIDVPIERAIPRDKEIYYIQCGSPVCATNGDYLVEAAEAVGWEVRRVNAGVTPESVKSAWLQAVRAKPDGVVASGFPRSLFNSELLALEEAGVPVVDISVTDPPGDGISAVFAGRPQFEAAGEQLAEYALVEAGGKDLDVAIVRVAAFPVVQVVGDAFAATIRAACTSCKIDFLDIPATSIGNDLPTRLSTYLQGHPDVNWVYNGFADMSVGVPAALQSAGIGDRVKILNTNNNPTTAGYMASGQDVVALHIYGYPELMWRSIDFFIRDLNGESTAPSTKPTFPDWVVTKETVPSTTELFPAVADYAAQYKRLWGVE, from the coding sequence ATGACAAGCAAGGTGCGAGCAGGGTTTCTCGCGGCGCTGGTCGCTGCCGTGGCAGTCCCGCTCGCCGGGTGCGGAAGCTCCGGCGACGGTGACGGCGACAAGGGCGGCGGCACGACGACGGCGGCGGCGGACGTCTCGCCGCGGCTGCGCGCCGACGTCGAGGAGATGACGACGCGGCCGACGAGCATCGGGATCGACGTGCCGATCGAGAGAGCGATACCGAGGGACAAGGAGATCTACTACATCCAGTGCGGATCGCCGGTCTGCGCGACGAACGGCGACTACCTCGTCGAGGCCGCCGAGGCGGTCGGATGGGAGGTCCGCCGCGTCAACGCCGGCGTGACGCCGGAGTCGGTCAAGTCCGCGTGGCTGCAGGCGGTGCGCGCGAAGCCCGACGGGGTCGTCGCCAGCGGCTTCCCGCGCTCGCTCTTCAACAGCGAGCTGCTCGCGTTGGAGGAGGCCGGGGTGCCGGTCGTCGACATCAGCGTCACCGACCCGCCCGGCGACGGGATCAGCGCCGTCTTCGCCGGCAGACCGCAGTTCGAGGCGGCCGGCGAGCAGCTGGCCGAGTACGCGCTCGTGGAAGCCGGCGGCAAGGACCTCGACGTGGCGATCGTCCGCGTGGCGGCCTTCCCGGTCGTGCAGGTGGTCGGCGACGCCTTCGCGGCGACGATCAGAGCCGCGTGCACGTCGTGCAAGATCGACTTCCTCGACATCCCCGCGACGAGCATCGGCAACGACCTGCCGACCCGCCTCTCGACCTACCTCCAGGGGCACCCCGACGTCAACTGGGTCTACAACGGCTTCGCGGACATGTCCGTCGGCGTTCCGGCGGCGCTGCAGTCGGCCGGCATCGGCGACCGCGTCAAGATCCTCAACACCAACAACAACCCGACGACGGCCGGCTACATGGCCTCCGGGCAGGATGTCGTCGCCCTGCACATCTACGGCTACCCCGAGCTGATGTGGCGCTCGATCGACTTCTTCATCCGCGACCTCAACGGCGAGTCGACCGCGCCGTCGACGAAGCCGACCTTCCCGGACTGGGTCGTCACGAAGGAGACGGTCCCGAGCACGACGGAGCTGTTCCCCGCCGTCGCCGACTACGCGGCGCAGTACAAGCGCCTCTGGGGCGTGGAGTAG
- a CDS encoding arylsulfatase, with protein sequence MSLTEYTAGTVFPGVIGRTADESTPAWPAPARAERGSPNVLTVVLDDTGFGQLGCYGSPIRTPNLDRVAAAGVRFSNMHTTALCSPSRSCILTGRNHHSNGMAAITELATGYPGYNGNIPFENGFLSETLAEHGYSTYMIGKWHLIPSSQETGAGPYDRWPLGRGYQRFYGFLGGDTSQWEPDLTYDNHQVEPPRTAAEGYHLTADLADKSIQFIADAKQVDPDKPFHLHFCPGATHAPHHVPKAWADGYAGAFDDGWDAYREQVFARQVELGIVPADAELSRHDPDVPEWGALTDDQRRLYSRMMEVFAGFLEHTDHHIGRVLDFLESIGELDNTIVMVVSDNGASAEGGLTGTTNEAQFFNNAPEPFEDSLAAIDELGGPRHFNHYPWGWTWAGNTPFRRWKRETYRGGTSDPFIVAWPQGIAARGEVRTQYAHIIDMVPTILELVGIDAPKTIRGVTQSPLHGVSFAHALADPGADSRRRTQYFEMLGHRAIYHDGWRAVCPWPGPSFAEAEQAFGDPISEHQLAQLDQSGWELYHVAVDFAENHDVAADNRERLIALIGTWYAEAGKYDVLPVDGSAVARMVSEKPLVAAPRDTFTYYPNTQSVPFFAAPRVLNRPHSITADVEIPDGGAEGVLLCQGTSAGGYSFYLRDGRLHYVHNWVARELFRVSSPDAIPAGRHELRFEFEPTGAPDIAAGRGAPGLFQLYVDGTLVAETEAPYTTAIVFNPGQLTCGADPGSTVVADYPAPFRFSGTLHTVKVDLSGHLITDEEAELRMALARQ encoded by the coding sequence TTGTCCCTCACCGAGTACACCGCCGGGACGGTCTTTCCCGGCGTCATCGGGCGCACCGCCGACGAGTCGACTCCTGCGTGGCCAGCCCCCGCCCGGGCCGAACGCGGGTCGCCGAACGTGCTGACGGTCGTCCTCGACGACACGGGCTTCGGGCAGCTCGGCTGCTACGGCAGCCCGATCCGCACCCCCAACCTCGACCGCGTCGCCGCGGCGGGGGTGCGCTTCAGCAACATGCACACGACGGCGCTGTGCTCGCCGAGCCGCTCGTGCATCCTCACGGGGCGCAACCACCACAGCAACGGCATGGCGGCGATCACGGAGCTGGCGACCGGCTACCCGGGCTACAACGGGAACATCCCGTTCGAGAACGGCTTCCTCTCCGAGACGCTCGCCGAGCACGGCTACAGCACGTACATGATCGGCAAGTGGCACCTCATCCCCAGCAGCCAGGAGACGGGCGCCGGGCCGTACGACCGCTGGCCGCTCGGCCGCGGCTACCAGCGCTTCTACGGCTTCCTCGGCGGCGACACCAGCCAATGGGAGCCGGACCTGACCTACGACAACCACCAGGTCGAGCCGCCGCGCACCGCAGCCGAGGGGTACCACCTGACAGCGGATCTGGCCGACAAGTCGATCCAGTTCATCGCCGACGCCAAGCAGGTCGATCCGGACAAGCCGTTCCACCTGCACTTCTGCCCAGGCGCGACCCACGCCCCGCACCACGTCCCCAAGGCGTGGGCCGACGGCTACGCGGGAGCGTTCGACGACGGCTGGGACGCCTACCGCGAGCAGGTGTTCGCCCGCCAGGTCGAGCTCGGCATCGTGCCCGCCGACGCCGAGCTGTCGCGCCACGACCCGGACGTGCCCGAGTGGGGCGCGCTGACCGACGATCAGCGGCGGCTCTACAGCCGGATGATGGAGGTGTTCGCCGGGTTCCTGGAGCACACCGACCACCACATCGGGCGGGTGCTCGACTTCCTCGAGTCGATCGGCGAGCTCGACAACACCATCGTCATGGTCGTCTCCGACAACGGCGCCAGCGCCGAGGGCGGCCTCACCGGCACGACCAACGAGGCGCAGTTCTTCAACAACGCGCCGGAGCCGTTCGAGGACAGCCTCGCGGCGATCGACGAGCTGGGCGGCCCGCGCCACTTCAACCACTACCCATGGGGCTGGACGTGGGCGGGCAACACCCCGTTCCGCCGCTGGAAGCGCGAGACCTACCGCGGCGGCACCAGCGACCCGTTCATCGTCGCGTGGCCGCAGGGGATCGCCGCGCGCGGCGAGGTCCGCACCCAGTACGCGCACATCATCGACATGGTGCCGACGATCCTCGAGCTGGTGGGCATCGACGCGCCCAAGACGATCCGCGGCGTGACGCAGTCCCCGCTGCACGGCGTGAGCTTCGCGCACGCGCTCGCCGATCCCGGCGCCGACAGCAGACGCCGGACGCAGTACTTCGAGATGCTCGGCCACCGCGCGATCTACCACGACGGCTGGCGCGCCGTCTGCCCATGGCCAGGTCCGTCGTTCGCGGAGGCCGAGCAGGCGTTCGGCGACCCGATCTCCGAGCACCAGCTCGCCCAGCTCGACCAGAGCGGGTGGGAGCTTTACCACGTCGCCGTCGACTTCGCCGAGAACCACGACGTCGCCGCGGACAACCGCGAGCGGCTGATCGCGCTGATCGGCACCTGGTACGCCGAGGCCGGAAAGTACGACGTGCTGCCGGTCGACGGCAGCGCGGTCGCGCGGATGGTCTCGGAGAAGCCGTTGGTCGCGGCACCCCGCGACACGTTCACGTACTACCCGAACACGCAGTCGGTGCCGTTCTTCGCCGCGCCGCGCGTGCTCAACCGCCCGCACAGCATCACCGCCGACGTCGAGATCCCCGACGGCGGCGCGGAGGGCGTGCTGCTGTGCCAGGGCACGTCAGCCGGCGGGTACTCGTTCTACCTCCGAGACGGCCGCCTGCACTACGTCCACAACTGGGTCGCCCGCGAGCTGTTCCGCGTCTCCTCCCCCGACGCGATCCCCGCCGGCCGGCACGAGCTGCGCTTCGAGTTCGAGCCGACAGGAGCGCCGGACATAGCAGCCGGGCGCGGCGCGCCCGGCCTGTTCCAGCTCTACGTTGACGGGACGCTCGTGGCCGAGACAGAGGCCCCCTACACGACGGCCATCGTGTTCAACCCGGGCCAGCTGACCTGCGGCGCCGACCCGGGCTCGACCGTCGTCGCCGACTACCCCGCGCCGTTCCGCTTCAGCGGGACGCTGCACACCGTGAAGGTCGACCTCTCCGGCCACCTGATCACCGACGAGGAGGCCGAGCTGCGCATGGCTCTGGCGCGGCAGTAG
- a CDS encoding MFS transporter, translated as MTKTITNLIIVVLAVVQATLIFTIALITVPLPEIAQQFSLGATELLLLQVAYGLPFSGLLLFGGRLADRFGGRRLLTIGLLLFAAASLGAALAPGYTALTAMRFAQGVAGALVAPAAIAALRSLVPGEAEFGRAMATWGGVSVLGAIAGFVASGVVTTWLSWRWMFAVPLAVAAVGLVALPRLLPDTAAAHAGAPAPGAGGARRPRLDLGGAVLALLGISLASYGLTASNGHAWGATTVWLPLAIGVALLLCFLLVERRVADPLLPPAFLAQPCRAVGLAGMMAAAAGSLLLEYVLSLYLQDVHGWTGLGVAGGFLPFAVVLLAANVLAARLVGRFGAARTMTGGLLLSGAGMGLLAAIGRETGYLAGILPGSVLLAGGLSLVFSGAAVLSTANVPPHQAGLAGGVMNTAMELGPTVGFALLMTVAATQAEAVRGYAWAFGAAALAYLAIALVVLALGQPRASSHRKVECRRA; from the coding sequence ATGACCAAAACGATAACTAATCTCATTATTGTCGTCCTCGCCGTCGTCCAGGCGACGCTGATCTTCACGATCGCGCTGATCACGGTGCCGCTGCCCGAGATCGCGCAGCAGTTCTCGCTCGGCGCGACCGAGCTGCTGCTGCTGCAGGTCGCCTACGGCCTGCCGTTCAGCGGCCTGCTGCTGTTCGGCGGGCGCCTCGCCGACCGCTTCGGCGGGCGGCGGCTGCTGACGATCGGACTGCTGCTGTTCGCGGCGGCGTCGCTCGGCGCCGCGCTCGCGCCCGGCTACACGGCGCTCACCGCGATGCGCTTCGCGCAGGGCGTCGCCGGCGCGCTCGTCGCACCGGCCGCGATCGCGGCACTGCGCTCGCTCGTCCCTGGCGAGGCCGAGTTCGGCAGGGCGATGGCGACCTGGGGCGGCGTCTCCGTGCTCGGCGCGATCGCCGGCTTCGTCGCCTCCGGCGTCGTCACGACGTGGCTCTCGTGGCGCTGGATGTTCGCCGTCCCGCTCGCGGTCGCCGCGGTCGGCCTCGTCGCGCTCCCGCGCCTTCTGCCGGACACCGCCGCCGCCCACGCCGGCGCCCCCGCCCCCGGCGCCGGCGGCGCGCGGCGGCCGCGGCTCGACCTCGGCGGCGCCGTGCTCGCGCTGCTCGGCATCTCGCTCGCCAGCTACGGCCTGACCGCGAGCAACGGCCACGCGTGGGGCGCGACGACCGTCTGGTTGCCGCTCGCGATCGGCGTCGCGCTCCTGCTCTGCTTCCTGCTCGTCGAGCGGCGCGTGGCCGACCCGCTGCTCCCGCCGGCCTTCCTCGCGCAGCCATGCCGCGCCGTCGGGCTCGCGGGGATGATGGCGGCGGCGGCCGGCTCGCTGCTGCTCGAGTACGTGCTGTCGCTCTACCTCCAGGACGTCCACGGCTGGACGGGGCTCGGCGTCGCGGGCGGCTTCCTGCCGTTCGCGGTCGTGCTGCTCGCAGCGAACGTGCTCGCGGCGCGACTCGTCGGCCGCTTCGGCGCCGCCCGCACGATGACGGGCGGTCTGCTGCTGTCCGGCGCCGGGATGGGGCTGCTCGCCGCGATCGGCCGCGAGACCGGCTACCTGGCGGGGATCCTGCCGGGCTCGGTGCTGCTCGCAGGCGGTCTGTCGCTCGTCTTCTCCGGCGCGGCGGTGCTGTCGACCGCGAACGTCCCGCCGCACCAGGCCGGCCTCGCCGGCGGCGTGATGAACACCGCGATGGAGCTGGGACCGACGGTCGGGTTCGCGCTCCTGATGACCGTCGCCGCAACGCAGGCCGAGGCCGTGCGCGGCTACGCGTGGGCGTTCGGCGCGGCCGCGCTCGCCTACCTCGCGATCGCGCTCGTCGTGCTCGCGCTCGGGCAGCCGCGCGCATCGTCGCACCGCAAGGTCGAGTGTCGACGCGCCTGA
- a CDS encoding helix-turn-helix domain-containing protein: MTAEDDPLARLDGVGARLRALRRRRGHTLSELAERTGISLSTLSRLESGRRRPTLDLLLPLARIYATTLDDLVGMPAPAERRVHPRPFRRDGVTFAPLSRRRDGLSAFTSIHPGQPGRSAIRQVTHPGRDWLYVLRGELRLALGGREHLLRAGEAAEFDTRIPHGLASAGEEPVEVLNLMSAQGRGVRVREIA; the protein is encoded by the coding sequence ATGACGGCCGAGGACGATCCGCTCGCGCGGCTCGACGGCGTCGGCGCGCGCCTGCGCGCCCTCCGCCGCCGGCGCGGGCACACGTTGAGCGAGCTGGCCGAGCGGACCGGCATCTCGCTGAGCACGCTGTCGCGGCTCGAGTCGGGCCGCCGCCGCCCGACGCTCGACCTGCTGCTGCCGCTGGCGCGGATCTACGCGACGACGCTCGACGACCTCGTTGGCATGCCCGCGCCCGCCGAGCGGCGGGTGCACCCGCGGCCGTTCCGCCGCGACGGCGTGACGTTCGCGCCGCTCTCGCGGCGGCGCGACGGGCTGTCGGCGTTCACGTCGATCCATCCCGGCCAGCCCGGCAGAAGCGCGATCCGGCAGGTCACCCATCCCGGTCGGGACTGGCTCTACGTGCTGCGCGGCGAGCTGCGCCTTGCGCTCGGCGGCCGCGAGCACCTGCTCCGCGCCGGTGAGGCGGCGGAGTTCGACACGCGCATCCCGCACGGTCTCGCCAGCGCCGGCGAGGAGCCGGTCGAGGTGCTCAACCTGATGAGCGCGCAGGGCCGCGGCGTCCGCGTCCGCGAGATCGCCTAG